From one Lolium rigidum isolate FL_2022 chromosome 4, APGP_CSIRO_Lrig_0.1, whole genome shotgun sequence genomic stretch:
- the LOC124650059 gene encoding transcription factor WRKY19-like, whose translation MEDTALASELDRLQAMARELKASVVDKNTPAAARELCGELAASVDRAVRLAGSNGNAGSGRNSGQPRNSSRKSTAAAKVRKQVRVASAQDTAPLDDGLSWRKYGQKDILGAPYPRAYFRCTHRHTRGCQATKQVQRAAADPLLFDVVYHGDHTCAQAPALSLLSAEQQHGFGQEEQDSPAAAPEGILQFPLEPVTPPGAIDGWTSPAGSWYQHAGSYGYAAGAGLGTDMDFEAQLDEFLNPTKFFQPEIHSL comes from the coding sequence ATGGAGGACACGGCGCTGGCGTCGGAGCTCGACCGGCTACAGGCCATGGCGAGGGAGCTGAAGGCGAGCGTCGTGGACAAGAacacgccggccgccgcgcgggaGCTCTGCGGCGAGCTGGCCGCGTCCGTCGACAGGGCCGTCCGCCTCGCCGGCAGCAACGGTAATGCCGGTTCCGGCAGGAACAGCGGCCAGCCGAGGAACAGCAGCAGGAAGTCGACCGCGGCGGCGAAGGTGAGGAAGCAGGTGCGGGTGGCGTCGGCGCAGGACACGGCGCCGCTCGACGACGGGCTCAGCTGGCGGAAATACGGCCAGAAGGACATCCTCGGGGCCCCGTACCCGCGGGCCTACTTCCGGTGCACGCACCGGCACACGCGGGGCTGCCAGGCCACCAAGCAGGTgcagcgcgccgccgccgacccgtTGCTCTTCGACGTCGTGTACCACGGCGACCACACCTGCGCCCAGGCCCCCGCGCTCTCGCTCCTAAGCGCGGAGCAGCAGCATGGCTTCGGCCAGGAGGAACAGGACTCGCCGGCTGCGGCGCCGGAAGGAATTCTTCAATTTCCATTAGAGCCCGTGACGCCACCCGGTGCCATCGACGGCTGGACCTCACCGGCAGGCTCCTGGTACCAGCATGCCGGTAGCTACGGCTACGCCGCGGGTGCCGGCCTTGGAACTGACATGGACTTCGAGGCTCAGCTCGACGAGTTCTTGAACCCGACCAAGTTTTTCCAACCAGAGATTCACAGCCTGTAG